GGCCGCGACGACCGCGAACGGGATGTTGACGAAGAAGGTCCAGCGCCAGTTCAGGTACTCGGTGAGGAAGCCGCCGAGGATCAGGCCGACGGCGCCGCCGCCGCCCGCGATCGCACCGTAGATGCCGAAGGCCTTGGCCCGCTCCTTGGCGTCGGTGAACATCACCGCGAGGAGGGAGAGCGCGGCGGGCGCGAGCAGCGCGCCGAAGGCACCCTGCAGGGCACGAGCGCCCAGCATCATCGCCTCGCCGTTCGCGGCGCCGCCCAGCGCGGAGGCCAGGGCGAAGCCGATCAGACCGACGATGAAGGCGTTCTTGCGGCCCCACAGGTCGGCGATCCGGCCGCCGAAGAGGAGGAGTCCGCCGAAGGCGAGGGCGTAGGCGGTGATGACCCACTGGCGGTTGCCGTCGGAGATCCCGAGGTCCAGCTGGGCGGACGGCAGGGCGATGTTCACGATGGTCGCGTCGAGGACGACCATCAGCTGCGCCAGGGCTATGAAGACCAGCGCCCGCCAGCGACTGGGGTCAGCCTGCGGCAGGCTCGCGGCTGTTTTTGACATGGGGGTACCCACTTCACGGTGCGAAATGACTTAAATGAGCGGAATGAGGTGAATCGCGCGAATCAGGCGAATCAGGTGAATGACTATTTTTGATGACTGCTCGTGCGGCGTCACATGGTTTTCTGCCTCAGGTCTTCGAGCGTGGCCGGGGAACCCGGCAGCCCGGAGCGGCCCGGAGCCCGCAACCCGTCCAGGAACAGCTGGAGATGGCGGTGGGCGAAGCTGTCCGCGTCGAGGCAGACGATGCCCGGCAGCGGGCGGCTGAGCTGGGAGAGCGCGATCATCAGATCGCCTGCGGCGATGTCGGTGCGCACCAGTCCGGCGCGCTGCCCGGCGGCCAGCAGTTTCTCCACGGCCTCACCCAACGCGTCGCGCGCGGCGAGGAGTTCGGGGTTCTCGCGGTCGAAGTCCCCCGCGAGCATGGGACACAGGGCGCCGATCCGCTCGTCGGCGGCGGCGTGCGTGAAGTGGCAGAGGGCGTCGAAGGCATCGAAGGCGTCGATGACGCCGTCTCCGTCCGCCGTCGCGGCGGCGAGGGCGTCCTCGGCGTGGGCGGCGACCCGGTCCATGACGAAGAGCACCACCCGGTGGACGAGGTCCGCCCGCTCGGGGAAGTGCCGGTAGAGGGTGGCGTTGCCGATGCCCGCGCGGCGCGCGATCTCGTCCAGCGGGGCGTGCGCCCCGAACTCGACGAACATCTCGCGGGCCGCCAGCAGGATCCGCTCGCGGTTGCGCACGGCGTCCGCGCGCGGGCGCGGCACCCGCTCCCCGGCGGCCTCCGACAGGTCCAGCGGGGCGGCCGGGGCCACGAGCTCCGCGGGCGGGGTGCTCGACGAACGCTTCACTCCTGGCCTCCCTGATGTCCGTACCGCCTGCCACTGCGGCAACTGCGGCGACTACGCCGATTGCTTCGCTTGCCTGGCCGCCATAACCGGGGAGGCAGTCCCCGCTTACGTCGACTCACATGCAAACGGGGATTCGGTCCCCGGTTATTTCACCCTCCCGTGTGACCTGGGTCACATCAATGCGGGGTCCCGGTGCCCGGATGGCCGCTCCCGGCGCGCGGGCGCGCCGCACCCGTCGGAGGGTGATCGCACAGAGCGCAGACCGGACCCGGCCGGCTGCCGCGGACCCGAAGGCGCTCTCCATGCCGCAGATCCGCCACCGGATACGCACACCCCGCCGCGCCAGCGCCTACATCGGCCTCACCGTGCTCGCCATCGGCATCACGGCGACCGCCGGGGTCGGCATATCCAGCCGGACGCACACCGCGG
This is a stretch of genomic DNA from Streptomyces sp. NBC_00536. It encodes these proteins:
- a CDS encoding TetR/AcrR family transcriptional regulator encodes the protein MDLSEAAGERVPRPRADAVRNRERILLAAREMFVEFGAHAPLDEIARRAGIGNATLYRHFPERADLVHRVVLFVMDRVAAHAEDALAAATADGDGVIDAFDAFDALCHFTHAAADERIGALCPMLAGDFDRENPELLAARDALGEAVEKLLAAGQRAGLVRTDIAAGDLMIALSQLSRPLPGIVCLDADSFAHRHLQLFLDGLRAPGRSGLPGSPATLEDLRQKTM